In Neisseria dentiae, one DNA window encodes the following:
- a CDS encoding MFS transporter: MRIDHRVAMTLRQIMLMNFGFFGIQYSFGLQQTAINPIFSFLNADPGQLPILNMAGPVTGLLVQPLIGALSDRTWVNGLGRRRPYFLIGAIGCSICLFFYPHVTALWMAVLMLWLLDISNNTAMEPYRAFIADKLPDNQQPTGFLMQSVFTGLGITLANVSLYFFQQWIDGTSESGIPYWVYGSFYVGAVCSIGSVLISVFSTPEIQPSEEELAEMRAKPRGLIAAVSEIASAIKDMPKPLWQLALVYLFQWYAMFIYWQYVTLSIAKSVWNATPADKHGFEQAVGWTGLVNGWYNIVTFISAFGLMALARKYSAKQVHALCLILAAVALLIFPHITNKYMLFLPMIGFGIAWASIMGVPFLIAVAEVPKERYGVYMGIINMMIVIPMLIETVTFGPIFNHVLGANPTNAMMCAGVLLGLAAFFTLRINTKQRPAEASMID, from the coding sequence ATGAGAATAGACCACCGTGTGGCGATGACGCTGCGCCAGATTATGCTGATGAACTTCGGTTTTTTCGGCATCCAATACAGCTTCGGTTTGCAGCAAACCGCCATTAACCCGATTTTCAGCTTTCTGAATGCCGACCCCGGCCAACTGCCGATTCTCAACATGGCCGGCCCCGTAACCGGCCTGCTGGTACAGCCCTTAATCGGTGCTTTGAGCGACCGCACATGGGTAAACGGCCTCGGCCGCCGCCGCCCCTATTTCTTAATCGGCGCCATCGGGTGCAGTATCTGTTTGTTTTTCTATCCGCACGTTACCGCGCTGTGGATGGCTGTGCTGATGCTGTGGCTGCTGGATATCAGCAACAACACCGCCATGGAACCCTACCGTGCGTTTATCGCCGACAAACTGCCCGACAACCAGCAGCCCACCGGCTTTCTGATGCAGTCGGTGTTTACCGGTTTGGGCATCACGCTGGCCAACGTGTCGCTGTATTTCTTCCAGCAGTGGATTGACGGCACTTCCGAATCGGGCATTCCCTACTGGGTATACGGCTCGTTTTATGTGGGCGCGGTGTGTTCCATCGGTTCGGTTTTGATTTCGGTGTTTTCCACGCCCGAAATCCAGCCCAGCGAAGAAGAGCTGGCCGAAATGCGCGCCAAGCCGCGCGGCCTGATTGCCGCCGTGAGCGAAATTGCCTCCGCCATCAAAGACATGCCCAAACCCCTGTGGCAGCTTGCTTTGGTTTACCTGTTCCAATGGTATGCCATGTTTATCTACTGGCAATACGTTACCCTCAGCATCGCCAAATCGGTGTGGAATGCTACCCCTGCCGACAAACACGGCTTCGAACAGGCCGTAGGCTGGACGGGCTTGGTGAACGGCTGGTACAACATCGTTACCTTTATTTCCGCTTTCGGCCTGATGGCATTGGCCAGAAAATACAGTGCCAAACAAGTTCACGCCCTGTGTTTGATTCTGGCGGCTGTTGCCCTGCTGATTTTCCCGCACATCACCAATAAATATATGCTGTTCCTGCCGATGATAGGTTTCGGTATCGCTTGGGCTTCGATTATGGGCGTGCCGTTCCTGATTGCCGTGGCTGAAGTGCCGAAAGAGCGTTACGGCGTGTATATGGGTATCATCAATATGATGATTGTGATTCCGATGCTGATCGAAACTGTTACCTTCGGCCCGATTTTCAATCACGTGTTGGGTGCCAACCCCACCAATGCAATGATGTGTGCCGGCGTGCTGTTGGGTTTGGCAGCGTTCTTTACATTGCGTATCAACACCAAACAACGCCCTGCCGAAGCGTCTATGATTGATTGA
- a CDS encoding LacI family DNA-binding transcriptional regulator, with protein MATIYDVAERAGVSPKTVSRVLNQDAPVSAKTRAAVEAAMEELGYIPSSAARIMRSNRSGLVGLITGAISRHHDRHSGGGLPDMFLVQGIQRTMAEAGKTVMIADTGNHFGQVETLMRTFQEHRAEGILYVAEFHQEVSLPELKPNCPLVLVNCFDRQGTPAVLPDDEQGQYGLVKRIIAGGHRRIAYLSLQPQVIASKLRRRGYRRALEEAGIAYDAALDLAGYPDYTNRSESLLAAVEKLLTLPKPPTVLCCGNDEMAVRLYGILRSRGIKVPEEISVAGYDDHRSIAETLFPPLTTADLPYTAMGARAAQMLLDAVAGKDLPQQPVIVGGDTVWRESVIDINPAKQP; from the coding sequence ATGGCCACGATTTATGATGTTGCCGAGCGGGCAGGCGTGTCGCCCAAAACCGTCAGCCGCGTTTTGAACCAAGACGCGCCTGTGAGTGCGAAAACCCGCGCCGCAGTAGAAGCGGCGATGGAAGAGCTGGGTTATATCCCGTCGTCTGCCGCACGCATCATGCGTTCCAACCGTTCGGGGCTGGTGGGGCTGATTACCGGTGCGATTTCCCGCCATCACGACCGCCACAGCGGCGGCGGCCTGCCCGATATGTTTTTGGTGCAGGGCATACAGCGCACGATGGCCGAAGCGGGCAAAACGGTGATGATTGCCGACACGGGCAACCATTTCGGGCAGGTGGAAACGCTGATGCGAACCTTTCAGGAACACCGGGCAGAAGGCATTTTATATGTGGCCGAATTTCATCAGGAAGTGAGCCTGCCCGAGCTGAAACCCAATTGCCCGCTGGTGTTGGTGAACTGTTTCGACAGACAGGGCACGCCGGCGGTGCTGCCCGACGACGAACAAGGCCAATACGGCCTGGTGAAGCGGATTATCGCCGGCGGCCACCGCCGCATTGCTTATTTAAGCCTGCAACCGCAGGTGATTGCCAGCAAACTGCGCCGCCGCGGCTACCGCCGTGCGCTGGAAGAGGCGGGCATCGCTTATGACGCGGCTTTGGATTTGGCGGGCTATCCCGATTACACCAACCGCAGCGAATCCCTGTTGGCTGCGGTGGAAAAACTGCTGACGCTGCCCAAACCGCCTACCGTTTTATGCTGCGGTAACGATGAAATGGCGGTGCGGCTTTACGGCATTCTGCGCTCGCGCGGCATCAAGGTGCCGGAAGAAATATCGGTGGCCGGTTACGACGACCACCGCTCGATTGCCGAAACACTGTTTCCGCCGTTAACCACCGCCGATCTGCCCTATACGGCGATGGGCGCACGGGCGGCGCAGATGCTGCTGGATGCGGTGGCGGGCAAAGATTTGCCGCAGCAACCGGTTATCGTCGGCGGCGATACCGTGTGGCGGGAATCGGTAATCGATATAAACCCCGCGAAACAACCATAA
- a CDS encoding Na(+)-translocating NADH-quinone reductase subunit A, with translation MIRIKKGLDLPIAGKPEQTVYPGAAVGEVAVLGEEYVGMRPSMKVQEGDKVQKGQVLFEDKKNPGVVFTAPASGTVAAIHRGEKRVLQSMVIAVEGNEQITFERYAPEALNRLSGEEIRRNLLASGLWTAFRTRPFSKVPAADAEPAAIFVNAMDTNPLAANPQVVVRERADDFARGLLVLSRLTTNKIHVCKAAGADIPVSDGQNIAVHEFGGPHPAGLSGTHIHFIEPVGANKTVWTVNYQDVIAIGHLFATGELDVSRVVSLAGPQVKQPRLLRTVLGAKVSELTAGELKDGENRVISGSVLNGAVAAGPHDYLGRYHNQISVIAEGRAKELFGWVLPSADKYTVTRTTLGHFLKSKLFNFTSAVNGGERAMVPIGTYERVMPLDILPTLLLRDLIVGDTDSAQALGCLELDEEDLALCSFVCPGKYEYGALLRNVLDKIEKEG, from the coding sequence ATGATTAGAATTAAAAAAGGGCTTGACCTGCCGATTGCGGGCAAGCCGGAACAAACCGTCTACCCGGGCGCCGCCGTCGGCGAAGTGGCCGTGCTCGGCGAAGAATATGTGGGTATGCGCCCTTCTATGAAGGTTCAGGAAGGCGACAAAGTTCAGAAAGGCCAAGTGCTGTTCGAGGACAAGAAAAACCCCGGCGTGGTGTTTACCGCCCCGGCCTCGGGCACGGTTGCCGCCATCCACCGCGGCGAAAAACGGGTGTTGCAATCGATGGTGATCGCCGTAGAAGGCAACGAACAGATTACATTCGAGCGTTACGCTCCCGAAGCCCTTAACCGCTTGAGCGGTGAGGAAATCCGCCGAAATCTGCTCGCTTCGGGTTTGTGGACGGCCTTCCGCACCCGCCCTTTCAGCAAAGTGCCCGCCGCAGACGCCGAGCCGGCCGCCATATTCGTCAACGCCATGGACACCAACCCGCTGGCCGCCAACCCGCAGGTGGTGGTTCGGGAACGTGCCGACGATTTCGCCCGCGGCTTATTGGTTCTGAGCCGCCTAACCACCAATAAAATCCATGTGTGCAAAGCCGCCGGCGCCGATATTCCGGTTTCAGACGGCCAAAATATCGCCGTTCACGAATTCGGCGGCCCGCATCCGGCCGGTTTGTCGGGCACGCACATCCACTTTATCGAACCCGTCGGCGCCAACAAAACGGTGTGGACGGTCAACTATCAAGACGTTATCGCCATCGGCCATCTGTTTGCCACCGGCGAATTGGACGTTTCGCGCGTGGTGTCGCTGGCCGGCCCGCAAGTCAAACAGCCGCGCCTGCTGCGCACGGTATTGGGCGCGAAAGTTTCCGAACTGACGGCGGGCGAACTGAAAGACGGCGAAAACCGCGTGATTTCCGGTTCGGTGCTCAACGGTGCGGTGGCCGCCGGCCCGCACGATTATCTGGGCCGCTACCACAACCAAATCTCGGTGATTGCCGAAGGCCGTGCCAAAGAGCTGTTCGGCTGGGTGCTTCCCAGCGCCGACAAATACACGGTTACCCGCACCACCCTCGGCCATTTCTTAAAAAGCAAACTGTTCAACTTCACTTCGGCCGTTAACGGCGGCGAACGTGCGATGGTGCCCATCGGCACCTACGAGCGCGTGATGCCGCTGGACATCCTGCCCACCCTGCTGCTGCGCGATCTGATTGTCGGCGATACCGACAGCGCACAGGCGTTGGGCTGCCTGGAGCTGGACGAAGAAGATTTGGCGCTGTGCAGTTTCGTCTGCCCGGGCAAATACGAATACGGCGCGCTGCTGCGCAATGTGCTGGACAAGATTGAGAAAGAAGGCTGA
- a CDS encoding FAD:protein FMN transferase yields MLHHAKNLIFRLLGLMALSAALSACGGAPETATVTGETMGTTYTVKYLANPGSPLPDPKQTQADFDKILQEVNRQMSTYQTDSEISRFNRMKASEGSMAVSADFATVVAEAVRLNRLTEGALDVTVGPLVNLWGFGPDKNISQAPTAAQIGAAEKLVGIDKIRLEAKPSETGARLGKQADGVYLDLSAIAKGFGVDKLAQHLDSLGVQNYLVEIGGELRAKGKNQKNEAWSVGIEQPQFAQKQAAQIVVPLNNRSLATSGDYRNFRTDASGKRLSHIIDPQSKQPISHNLTSVSVVADNAMTADGLATGLFVMGEEKALATAEKNRLAVFLIIKTADGFKTEMSSAFKEIVK; encoded by the coding sequence ATGCTCCACCACGCAAAAAACCTCATCTTCCGGCTGCTCGGCCTGATGGCCTTATCGGCCGCCCTTTCCGCCTGCGGCGGCGCACCCGAAACGGCCACCGTTACCGGCGAAACCATGGGCACCACCTACACGGTCAAATACCTTGCCAATCCCGGATCGCCCCTGCCCGATCCGAAACAAACCCAAGCTGATTTCGACAAGATTCTGCAAGAAGTCAACCGGCAGATGTCCACCTACCAAACCGATTCAGAAATCAGCCGCTTCAACCGCATGAAAGCAAGCGAAGGCAGTATGGCCGTTTCCGCCGACTTCGCCACCGTGGTAGCAGAAGCCGTGCGTTTGAACCGCCTTACCGAAGGCGCGTTAGACGTTACCGTCGGCCCGCTGGTGAATCTGTGGGGATTCGGGCCGGACAAAAACATCAGCCAAGCGCCGACAGCCGCACAAATCGGCGCCGCCGAAAAACTGGTGGGCATAGACAAAATCCGGCTGGAAGCCAAGCCGTCTGAAACCGGCGCACGCCTGGGCAAACAGGCCGACGGCGTTTATTTAGACTTGTCTGCCATCGCCAAAGGCTTCGGCGTCGACAAACTGGCGCAGCATCTCGACAGCCTCGGCGTTCAAAACTATCTGGTCGAAATCGGCGGCGAATTGCGCGCCAAAGGTAAAAACCAGAAAAACGAAGCCTGGAGCGTGGGCATCGAGCAACCTCAGTTTGCCCAAAAACAGGCCGCACAAATCGTGGTGCCGCTAAACAACCGCTCGCTTGCCACCTCGGGCGACTACCGCAACTTCCGCACCGACGCATCAGGCAAACGGCTTTCGCACATCATCGACCCCCAAAGCAAACAGCCCATCAGCCATAACCTAACTTCCGTGAGCGTGGTGGCCGACAACGCCATGACCGCCGACGGCCTGGCCACCGGCCTTTTCGTGATGGGCGAAGAAAAAGCGCTGGCCACCGCCGAAAAAAACCGCTTGGCGGTATTTCTGATTATCAAAACCGCCGACGGTTTTAAAACCGAAATGTCCTCCGCCTTCAAAGAAATAGTAAAATAG
- a CDS encoding NADH:ubiquinone reductase (Na(+)-transporting) subunit B, with protein sequence MGLKHFFEKIEPDFLPGGKREKWYPLYEAVATLLYTPGTVTRKASHVRDALDSKRMMIMVWIALFPAMFYGMYNVGAQSIAAVNHLGLLEQNITADWHYALAHWLGINLGTDAGIFSKLSLGAVFFLPIYAVVFAVGGFWEVLFSVIRKHEINEGFFVTSILFALIVPPTLPLWQAALGITFGVVMAKEVFGGTGKNFMNPALAGRAFLFFAYPAQISGDAVWTAVDGFSGATALSQWAVEGAAGLKHTVTGQPITWMDAFIGNLPGSMGEVSTLALLIGGALIVFARIASWRIIAGVMLGMVATSLLFNAIGSDTNPMFSMPWYWHLVLGGFAIGMLFMATDPVSASFTNVGKWWYGALIGVMCVLIRVVNPAYPEGMMLAILFANLFAPILDYFVVQANIKRRRVRNG encoded by the coding sequence ATGGGATTGAAACATTTTTTTGAAAAAATCGAACCCGATTTCCTGCCCGGCGGCAAGCGTGAAAAATGGTATCCGCTCTATGAGGCGGTCGCCACCCTTCTCTACACGCCGGGCACGGTAACGCGCAAGGCTTCGCACGTGCGCGATGCGCTCGATTCCAAACGCATGATGATTATGGTGTGGATCGCGCTGTTTCCGGCCATGTTCTACGGCATGTATAACGTCGGTGCGCAATCGATTGCCGCCGTCAACCACTTGGGGCTGCTGGAACAAAACATCACCGCCGACTGGCATTATGCGCTGGCGCACTGGCTGGGCATCAATTTGGGCACCGACGCGGGCATTTTCAGCAAGCTGTCGCTGGGCGCCGTTTTCTTTCTGCCGATTTATGCGGTGGTATTCGCCGTGGGCGGCTTTTGGGAAGTGCTGTTTTCGGTTATCCGCAAACACGAAATCAACGAAGGCTTTTTCGTTACCTCGATTCTGTTCGCCTTAATCGTGCCCCCTACCCTGCCGCTGTGGCAGGCTGCATTGGGCATCACTTTCGGCGTGGTGATGGCGAAAGAAGTGTTCGGCGGCACGGGTAAAAACTTTATGAACCCCGCGCTGGCCGGTCGTGCCTTTCTGTTTTTCGCCTACCCTGCCCAGATTTCCGGCGATGCCGTTTGGACGGCGGTAGACGGTTTCTCGGGCGCAACCGCGCTTTCGCAATGGGCCGTCGAAGGTGCGGCCGGTTTGAAACACACCGTTACCGGCCAGCCGATTACTTGGATGGATGCCTTTATCGGCAACCTGCCCGGCTCGATGGGCGAAGTTTCCACGCTGGCGTTGCTAATCGGCGGTGCGCTGATTGTATTTGCCCGCATCGCTTCCTGGCGCATCATTGCCGGCGTGATGCTGGGCATGGTGGCCACTTCGCTGCTGTTCAACGCCATCGGTTCCGACACCAACCCCATGTTCTCCATGCCGTGGTATTGGCATCTGGTGTTGGGCGGCTTTGCCATCGGCATGCTGTTTATGGCCACCGACCCGGTTTCCGCTTCGTTTACCAATGTCGGCAAATGGTGGTACGGCGCCTTAATCGGCGTGATGTGCGTGCTGATCCGCGTGGTCAATCCCGCCTACCCCGAAGGCATGATGCTGGCGATTCTGTTTGCCAATCTGTTTGCGCCGATTTTGGATTATTTTGTTGTTCAGGCGAATATCAAACGCAGGAGGGTTCGCAATGGCTAA
- a CDS encoding NADH:ubiquinone reductase (Na(+)-transporting) subunit D yields the protein MADTKRLKELMFSPVVKNNPIALQILGVCSALAVTTKLETAVVMAISVALVTGFSSFFISLIRNYIPNSVRIIVQMAIIASLVTLVDQVLQAFAYELSKQLSVFVGLIITNCIVMGRAEAFAMKEPPLESLVDGLGNGFGYGVILVIVATIRELIGSGKLFGITIMQTVQDGGWYQANGLFLLAPSAFFIIALIIWCLRTWKPEQAEK from the coding sequence ATGGCTGACACGAAACGTTTGAAAGAACTAATGTTTTCTCCGGTTGTGAAAAACAACCCGATTGCCTTGCAGATTCTCGGCGTGTGTTCCGCACTGGCGGTAACCACCAAGCTGGAAACCGCCGTAGTGATGGCGATTTCGGTGGCGCTGGTAACCGGCTTTTCGAGCTTTTTCATCTCGTTAATCCGCAACTATATCCCCAACAGCGTGCGCATCATCGTTCAGATGGCCATTATCGCTTCGCTGGTAACCTTGGTTGACCAGGTGTTGCAGGCATTCGCCTACGAATTGTCGAAACAGCTGTCGGTATTCGTCGGCCTCATCATCACCAACTGTATCGTGATGGGCCGCGCCGAAGCGTTTGCCATGAAAGAGCCGCCGCTGGAAAGCTTGGTCGACGGCTTGGGCAACGGCTTCGGCTACGGCGTGATTCTGGTGATTGTGGCCACCATCCGCGAGCTGATCGGCTCGGGCAAACTGTTCGGCATCACCATCATGCAAACCGTTCAAGACGGCGGCTGGTATCAGGCCAACGGCCTGTTTCTGCTGGCACCCAGCGCATTCTTCATTATCGCCCTCATTATCTGGTGCCTGCGCACCTGGAAACCCGAGCAAGCGGAGAAATAA
- a CDS encoding tyrosine recombinase, producing the protein MLLEQFANHQNPYLNMLVQQGKSAHTVAAYRRDLAQLQKLMPQGAGGETLHRRHFTAALKKLSQLEAHQRSMARKLSAWRQYCGWLVRQGLLDADPTEGLRAPKPPERLPKALEQETLNNLLDNDTDSEPLSVRDHALFELMYGSGLRVGEVYGLDIEDVLLDEGWVGVTGKGGKQRRVPLGSKSIEAVKAYLPQRAAAGGETALFTSRVGRRLSIRQIQNRLRDWALRHGSPQHISPHMLRHSFASHLLQSAQDIRAVQELLGHSRLSTTQIYTKLDFDHLAKVYDDAHPRAKRKKE; encoded by the coding sequence ATGTTGCTCGAACAGTTTGCCAATCATCAGAATCCCTATTTGAATATGCTGGTGCAGCAGGGGAAGTCGGCGCACACCGTCGCGGCCTACCGCCGCGATTTGGCGCAGCTTCAAAAGCTGATGCCGCAAGGCGCGGGCGGCGAAACCCTGCACCGCCGCCATTTCACCGCCGCTTTGAAAAAACTGTCGCAGCTCGAAGCGCACCAACGCAGCATGGCGCGCAAACTGTCGGCTTGGCGGCAGTATTGCGGCTGGCTGGTTAGGCAGGGCTTGCTGGATGCAGACCCGACCGAAGGTTTGCGCGCCCCCAAGCCGCCGGAGCGTTTGCCCAAGGCACTCGAGCAGGAAACGCTTAACAACCTGCTCGATAACGACACCGATAGCGAACCTTTGAGCGTGCGCGACCATGCCTTATTCGAGCTGATGTACGGCAGCGGCCTGCGCGTGGGCGAAGTGTACGGGCTGGATATTGAAGATGTTTTGCTTGACGAAGGCTGGGTAGGCGTAACCGGCAAGGGCGGCAAACAGCGCCGCGTGCCGCTGGGCAGCAAAAGCATCGAAGCCGTTAAGGCTTACCTGCCGCAGCGGGCGGCGGCAGGGGGCGAAACCGCGCTGTTCACCAGCCGTGTGGGCCGCCGCCTGAGCATACGCCAGATTCAAAACCGCCTGCGCGATTGGGCGCTGCGCCACGGCAGCCCGCAGCATATTTCGCCGCATATGCTGCGCCACAGTTTCGCCAGCCACCTGCTGCAATCGGCGCAGGATATCCGCGCGGTGCAGGAGCTGCTCGGCCACAGCCGGTTATCGACCACGCAGATTTATACCAAGCTTGATTTCGACCATTTGGCAAAGGTTTATGATGATGCGCATCCGCGGGCGAAGCGTAAGAAAGAATGA
- a CDS encoding Na(+)-translocating NADH-quinone reductase subunit C yields MAKFDKDSFGGTLAVVVAVSLLCSVIVAGAAVGLKPAQNEKKLLDKQRNILGAAGLLSDGTDVPKVYAERVEPRIVDLATGEYVEGVKDFDARAAAKDPQQNVRIKPEEDLAGIQTRAKYAEVYLIKDDSGKTGQIVLPMHGSGLWSVMYGFVAVKPDGNTVNGITYYEQGETAGLGGEIANPLWQKHFVGKKLYNEQGDVAIRIGKGASSDKEHGVDGLSGATMTTKGVQGSFHYWFSQNGFGPYLAKIKAGE; encoded by the coding sequence ATGGCTAAGTTTGATAAAGACAGCTTCGGCGGCACGCTGGCCGTTGTGGTGGCCGTCAGCCTGCTGTGTTCGGTGATCGTGGCCGGCGCGGCAGTGGGCTTGAAACCCGCCCAAAACGAGAAAAAACTGCTCGACAAACAGCGAAACATTTTGGGCGCCGCCGGCCTGCTTTCAGACGGCACCGATGTGCCCAAAGTGTATGCCGAGCGCGTTGAGCCGCGCATTGTGGATTTGGCCACCGGCGAATATGTGGAGGGCGTGAAAGATTTCGACGCCCGCGCCGCCGCCAAAGATCCGCAGCAAAACGTGAGAATCAAACCCGAAGAAGATTTGGCCGGCATCCAAACCCGCGCCAAATACGCCGAAGTGTATTTGATTAAAGACGATTCCGGCAAAACCGGCCAAATCGTGCTGCCCATGCACGGCAGCGGCCTGTGGTCGGTGATGTACGGCTTCGTGGCGGTCAAGCCCGACGGCAACACCGTTAACGGCATCACTTATTACGAGCAGGGCGAAACCGCCGGCTTGGGCGGCGAAATCGCCAACCCCTTGTGGCAGAAACATTTTGTCGGCAAAAAACTGTATAACGAGCAGGGCGATGTCGCCATCCGTATCGGCAAAGGCGCTTCCTCCGACAAAGAGCACGGCGTGGACGGCCTCTCCGGCGCCACCATGACCACCAAAGGCGTGCAGGGTTCGTTTCATTATTGGTTCAGCCAAAACGGCTTCGGCCCCTATCTGGCTAAAATCAAAGCAGGAGAATAA
- the nqrE gene encoding NADH:ubiquinone reductase (Na(+)-transporting) subunit E yields MEHYLSIFVKSIFIENMALSFFLGMCTFLAVSKKISTAFGLGVAVTVVLAISVPANQLVYSLVLKDGAIMPGVDLSFLRFITFIGVIAAIVQILEMILDKYFPALYNALGIFLPLITVNCAIFGGVSFMVQRDYNFAESIVYGTGAGLGWMLAIVALAGITEKLKYADVPKGLRGLGITFISAGLMALGFLSFSGIQL; encoded by the coding sequence ATGGAACACTATCTGAGCATTTTTGTGAAATCCATATTTATCGAAAATATGGCGCTCTCCTTCTTCTTGGGGATGTGTACGTTTCTGGCGGTATCCAAAAAAATCTCCACTGCTTTCGGTTTGGGCGTGGCCGTTACCGTGGTATTGGCAATTTCGGTGCCGGCCAACCAACTGGTCTATTCGCTGGTGCTTAAAGACGGCGCCATCATGCCGGGGGTTGACTTATCCTTCCTGCGCTTCATCACCTTCATCGGCGTAATCGCCGCCATCGTGCAGATTCTGGAAATGATTCTGGACAAATACTTTCCCGCGCTCTACAACGCACTGGGGATTTTCCTGCCCCTGATTACGGTAAACTGCGCCATTTTCGGCGGCGTATCGTTTATGGTTCAGCGCGACTACAACTTCGCCGAATCCATCGTGTACGGCACCGGCGCGGGCTTGGGCTGGATGCTGGCGATTGTGGCGCTGGCGGGCATCACCGAGAAATTGAAATACGCCGACGTGCCCAAAGGATTGCGCGGCTTGGGCATCACCTTCATCAGCGCCGGCCTGATGGCATTGGGTTTCCTGTCATTTTCCGGCATACAGTTATAA
- the nqrF gene encoding NADH:ubiquinone reductase (Na(+)-transporting) subunit F, translating to MEIILGIVMFTVIILALAVMILLAKSKLVSSGDITITINDEDDKTITVPAGGKLLGALSSKGIFVSSACGGGGSCGQCKVVVKSGGGDILPTELSHISKREAKEGCRLSCQVNVKSDMDIALPEEVFGVKKWECTVISNDNKATFIKELKLAIPEGEEVPFRAGGYIQIEAEPHTVAYKDFDIPEEYHEDWDKFNLWRYVSKVDEPIVRAYSMASYPEEKGIIMLNVRIATPPPNNPDVPPGQMSSYIWSLKPGDKVIISGPFGEFFAKDTDAEMVFIGGGAGMAPMRSHIFDQLKRLKSKRKISFWYGARSKREMFYVEDFDTLQAENDNFEWHVALSDPQPGDDWDGYTGFIHNVIYENYLKNHEAPEDCEFYMCGPPIMNASVIKMLKDLGVEDENILLDDFGG from the coding sequence ATGGAAATCATTTTAGGCATCGTGATGTTCACCGTTATCATTTTAGCTTTGGCCGTGATGATTCTGCTGGCCAAATCCAAACTGGTCAGCTCCGGCGACATCACCATCACCATCAACGATGAAGACGACAAAACGATTACCGTGCCCGCCGGCGGCAAACTCTTGGGCGCACTCTCGAGCAAAGGCATTTTCGTGTCGTCCGCCTGCGGCGGCGGCGGTTCCTGCGGCCAATGCAAAGTGGTGGTAAAAAGCGGCGGCGGCGATATCCTGCCCACCGAGCTTTCCCACATCAGCAAGCGCGAAGCCAAAGAAGGCTGCCGCCTGTCGTGCCAGGTCAACGTGAAAAGCGATATGGACATCGCGCTGCCCGAAGAAGTGTTCGGCGTGAAAAAATGGGAATGCACCGTTATTTCCAACGACAACAAAGCCACCTTCATCAAAGAGCTGAAGCTGGCGATTCCCGAAGGCGAAGAAGTGCCCTTCCGTGCCGGCGGCTACATCCAAATCGAAGCCGAACCGCACACCGTGGCCTATAAAGACTTCGACATTCCCGAGGAATATCACGAAGATTGGGACAAATTCAACCTGTGGCGCTACGTTTCCAAAGTGGACGAGCCGATTGTGCGTGCCTACTCGATGGCCTCTTATCCCGAAGAAAAAGGCATCATTATGCTCAACGTGCGGATAGCCACCCCGCCGCCCAACAATCCCGACGTGCCGCCCGGCCAGATGTCGTCTTATATCTGGTCGCTCAAACCCGGCGACAAAGTAATTATTTCCGGCCCCTTCGGCGAATTCTTCGCCAAAGACACCGATGCCGAAATGGTGTTTATCGGCGGCGGCGCGGGCATGGCACCGATGCGCTCGCATATTTTCGACCAACTCAAGCGTTTGAAATCCAAGCGTAAAATCAGCTTCTGGTATGGCGCCCGCTCCAAACGCGAAATGTTTTATGTGGAAGACTTCGACACGCTGCAAGCCGAAAACGACAACTTCGAATGGCACGTCGCCCTTTCCGACCCGCAACCGGGCGACGATTGGGACGGCTATACCGGCTTTATCCACAACGTGATTTACGAAAACTACCTCAAAAACCACGAAGCGCCGGAAGACTGCGAATTTTATATGTGCGGCCCGCCGATTATGAACGCCTCGGTCATCAAAATGTTGAAGGATTTGGGCGTTGAAGACGAAAACATCTTGTTGGACGACTTCGGCGGCTAA
- the nqrM gene encoding (Na+)-NQR maturation NqrM — MKIFLITFCFFLLVILGMALGYIFKRREIKGSCGGITALGMEKVCDCDTPCARRKAELAKQGKTVL, encoded by the coding sequence ATGAAAATCTTCTTGATCACCTTCTGCTTTTTTCTGCTGGTGATACTCGGCATGGCGCTGGGCTACATTTTCAAACGCCGCGAGATCAAAGGCAGCTGCGGCGGCATTACCGCCCTCGGCATGGAAAAAGTCTGCGACTGCGACACCCCGTGCGCACGCCGCAAGGCCGAATTGGCCAAACAGGGAAAAACGGTTTTGTAA